A single window of Pseudarthrobacter defluvii DNA harbors:
- a CDS encoding 3-oxoacyl-ACP synthase III gives MAGNATFRHSNTALLSVSSVEAPRIVSSTDFDRRLAATLQRLKFPPRLLERVAGITHRRWWAPGTSFDDAATEAGAKALAEAGIEASDVGLLINTSVTRRNLEPSVAVKIHHGLGLPSSAMNFDLANACLGFVNALTLAANMIDSGQIRYAVIVNGEDAQLTQEATLERLQRPETTRDDFNREFATLTLGSGAAAAVLGPADGHPGAHRVVGGVMRAGTEHHELCVGGIDGMHTDTRGLLDGGLELVVDAWHEAQPEWDWAAMDRYVTHQVSNAYTQAIIEAIDLDPDKVPITFPHWGNVGPASLPMTLAAEAQSLGSGDRVLCMGVGSGLNTAMLEIVW, from the coding sequence TTGGCAGGTAATGCAACCTTCCGCCACAGCAACACTGCGCTGCTCTCGGTCAGCAGCGTTGAAGCTCCAAGGATTGTGAGCTCCACGGACTTTGACCGCCGCCTGGCGGCAACCCTGCAGCGGCTGAAGTTTCCGCCGCGGTTGCTCGAACGCGTGGCAGGCATCACCCACCGCCGCTGGTGGGCCCCCGGAACGTCGTTCGATGACGCCGCCACGGAAGCCGGCGCCAAGGCCCTGGCCGAGGCGGGCATCGAGGCATCCGACGTCGGCCTGCTGATCAACACCTCGGTGACCAGGCGCAACCTTGAACCGTCCGTGGCGGTGAAGATCCACCACGGACTCGGCCTGCCGTCGTCGGCCATGAACTTCGACCTTGCCAACGCCTGCCTGGGATTCGTCAACGCCCTGACCCTGGCCGCCAACATGATTGACTCGGGCCAGATCAGATACGCCGTCATCGTGAACGGCGAGGACGCCCAGCTGACCCAGGAGGCCACCCTGGAGCGCCTCCAGCGGCCCGAGACAACGCGGGATGACTTCAACCGGGAGTTCGCCACGCTGACGCTCGGGTCCGGAGCCGCCGCCGCCGTCCTGGGACCGGCGGATGGGCATCCCGGCGCGCACCGCGTGGTGGGCGGCGTAATGCGTGCCGGCACCGAGCACCACGAACTGTGCGTGGGCGGCATCGACGGCATGCACACGGATACCAGGGGCCTGCTCGACGGCGGGCTGGAGCTCGTCGTCGACGCCTGGCATGAGGCCCAGCCCGAGTGGGACTGGGCGGCCATGGACCGCTACGTCACCCACCAGGTCAGCAACGCGTACACGCAGGCCATCATCGAGGCGATCGATCTGGACCCGGACAAGGTGCCCATCACGTTCCCGCACTGGGGCAATGTGGGGCCCGCCTCCCTTCCCATGACACTCGCCGCCGAGGCACAGTCCTTGGGCAGCGGGGACCGGGTCCTGTGCATGGGCGTCGGGTCCGGCCTGAACACCGCCATGCTGGAAATCGTTTGGTGA
- the smc gene encoding chromosome segregation protein SMC, producing the protein MHLKSLTVRGFKSFASATTFDFEPGVTAVVGPNGSGKSNVVDALAWVMGEQGAKTLRGGKMEDVIFAGTSGRPPLGRAHVSLTIDNTDGALPIEYSEVTISRTLFRTGGSEYAINGAGCRLLDIQELLSDSGLGREMHVIVGQGQLDRVLHATPEDRRGFIEEAAGILKHRRRKERTVRKLEAMQANLQRLTDLTGEIRRQLTPLGKQAEVARRAQRVQFDVRDARARLLADDLVQLQLALEQDVADEAALKARRTAVEQELEAGRRQQASLEQLAAEATPRLNAARDTWYRLSTARERLRSLGSLATERSRLLGSDDAAPAPGRDPEQLERQAARVRQELAELEQDIESRRSALDAASAAKADAEQAALAEDQRLTAQLRAAADRREGLARLAGQVAAARSRVESAQAELGRLRESLAAGTERRARAQAEFTALENQVAGVEEGEESLDADYEAASETLDAVLQEIADLKAAVNEGVRKRDALAARLDALKLGLDRKDGARHALESGLAGVRESLAAAITVRAGYEAAVAAALGQASEAVLVQDQDAALAVLQRLKDDDAGRASLLLASAASGPQGDGRNGKGHNMPLPEGAQWAADLVDGPAGPVALVRHLLAGTAVVTGLDAAAALVASQPGMTAVTSEGDVFTAATVAGGSAKAPSLLEVQAAVDDADRSLSTVTADLERNRFALAAAEARRAGAQAEADAALDKLHESDARLAAVAERLGHLNSVLRSAVGESERLAASLARAEENVAAEQEALAAVTARLAAAQEAPVEEEPSTEQRDALARAASAARAAEVEARLSLRSAEEQLAATRNRVASLERAAATERRAREEAAERARRRRIQAKRAAAVSAGVELALKYVDISVDLARHERDLAEENRELRDRGLREVREANDALARELAQLTDNVHRDELARAQQRARIEAVETRSVDELGISPEALVEEFGPHVPVPVPAEESSDKWAALRAPVDAGGEEIREGKPYVRQEQEKRLRKAERDLASLGKVNPLALEEFAALEERHQFLSTQLEDLKASRRDLLDIIKEVDDRVQRVFAEAFEDTQAQFVRVFDRLFPGGEGRLVLTDPADMLTTGIEVEARPAGKKIKRLSLLSGGERSLTAVALLVAIFKARPSPFYVMDEVEAALDDTNLGRLITIFEELRESSQLIVITHQKRTMEVADALYGVTMRGDGVSTVISQRLGVEA; encoded by the coding sequence TTGCACCTCAAAAGCCTCACCGTCCGGGGGTTCAAGTCCTTTGCGTCCGCCACCACCTTTGACTTCGAACCCGGCGTCACAGCCGTGGTGGGCCCCAACGGGTCCGGGAAGTCCAACGTAGTGGACGCCCTGGCGTGGGTCATGGGCGAGCAAGGGGCCAAAACCCTCCGCGGCGGCAAGATGGAGGACGTCATCTTCGCCGGGACGTCCGGGCGGCCGCCCCTTGGCCGCGCCCACGTGTCGCTCACCATCGACAACACCGACGGTGCCCTGCCTATCGAATACAGCGAAGTCACCATTTCCCGCACGCTGTTCCGGACGGGCGGCTCCGAGTATGCCATCAACGGTGCCGGCTGCCGGCTGCTGGACATCCAGGAACTGCTCTCGGACTCCGGCCTGGGGCGGGAAATGCACGTCATCGTGGGCCAGGGCCAGCTGGACCGGGTGCTGCACGCCACCCCCGAGGACCGCCGCGGCTTCATAGAGGAGGCGGCAGGGATCCTCAAGCACCGCCGCCGTAAGGAACGGACGGTGCGGAAACTGGAGGCCATGCAGGCCAACCTCCAGCGCCTCACCGATCTCACCGGAGAAATCCGGCGCCAGCTCACGCCCCTGGGCAAGCAGGCCGAGGTGGCCCGCCGCGCCCAGCGCGTCCAGTTCGACGTCCGGGACGCCCGCGCCCGCCTGCTGGCCGACGACCTTGTCCAGCTGCAGCTGGCGCTGGAACAGGATGTGGCGGACGAGGCCGCGCTCAAGGCCCGGCGCACCGCCGTCGAGCAGGAGCTCGAAGCCGGCCGCAGGCAACAGGCTTCGCTGGAGCAGTTGGCGGCAGAGGCCACACCCCGGCTCAACGCCGCCCGGGACACCTGGTACCGGCTCTCCACCGCCCGGGAGCGGCTGAGGTCGCTCGGATCGCTGGCCACTGAACGCAGCCGCCTGCTTGGTTCCGACGACGCCGCACCGGCCCCGGGCCGCGACCCCGAACAGCTCGAACGCCAGGCGGCCCGGGTGCGGCAGGAGCTGGCCGAGCTTGAACAGGACATCGAATCCAGGCGCAGCGCCCTGGATGCGGCCAGTGCCGCGAAGGCCGACGCAGAGCAGGCGGCCCTGGCAGAAGACCAGCGGCTCACGGCCCAGCTCCGCGCTGCAGCCGACCGGCGGGAAGGACTGGCGCGGCTGGCGGGACAGGTGGCGGCCGCCAGGTCCCGCGTGGAGTCCGCGCAGGCGGAACTCGGGCGGCTGCGGGAATCCCTCGCCGCCGGCACGGAACGCCGCGCCCGGGCGCAGGCCGAGTTCACCGCACTGGAGAACCAGGTGGCCGGTGTGGAGGAGGGGGAAGAATCCCTTGACGCCGATTACGAGGCCGCAAGCGAAACCCTGGACGCCGTGCTCCAGGAAATCGCGGACCTCAAGGCAGCCGTCAACGAAGGAGTCCGGAAACGGGACGCTTTGGCCGCCCGGCTCGATGCCCTCAAGCTGGGCCTTGACCGCAAGGACGGCGCCCGGCACGCCCTTGAATCAGGCCTGGCCGGGGTCCGGGAAAGCCTCGCCGCCGCAATCACCGTCCGGGCCGGTTATGAAGCGGCAGTCGCCGCCGCCCTGGGGCAGGCGTCCGAGGCAGTGCTGGTCCAGGACCAGGACGCTGCCCTTGCGGTGCTGCAGCGGCTCAAGGACGACGACGCCGGGCGGGCGTCGCTGCTCCTCGCATCGGCTGCGTCCGGCCCGCAGGGGGACGGGCGCAACGGGAAGGGGCACAACATGCCGCTGCCCGAAGGTGCGCAATGGGCTGCGGACCTCGTCGACGGGCCTGCGGGGCCTGTTGCCCTGGTCCGGCACCTGCTGGCCGGGACCGCCGTCGTCACCGGCCTCGACGCCGCGGCAGCCCTCGTGGCCTCGCAGCCGGGCATGACGGCCGTCACCAGCGAAGGGGACGTGTTCACCGCCGCAACGGTGGCCGGCGGGTCGGCCAAGGCGCCGTCGCTTCTCGAGGTGCAGGCGGCAGTGGACGACGCCGACCGCAGCCTTTCCACGGTCACCGCGGATTTGGAGCGGAACAGGTTCGCCCTGGCCGCAGCAGAGGCACGGCGCGCAGGTGCGCAGGCGGAGGCCGATGCCGCCTTGGACAAGCTGCACGAATCCGACGCCCGCCTCGCCGCCGTGGCTGAGCGCCTGGGCCACCTGAACTCCGTCCTGCGCAGCGCCGTTGGCGAGAGCGAGCGCCTGGCAGCGTCGTTGGCGCGGGCGGAGGAAAACGTCGCTGCTGAGCAGGAAGCGCTCGCCGCCGTCACAGCCCGTCTGGCAGCGGCCCAGGAAGCGCCCGTTGAAGAGGAACCCTCCACTGAACAACGGGACGCCCTGGCGCGTGCAGCATCGGCCGCCCGCGCGGCCGAGGTGGAGGCGCGGCTGTCCCTGCGCAGTGCCGAAGAGCAGTTGGCGGCCACCCGCAACCGGGTGGCGTCGCTGGAACGTGCCGCCGCCACCGAGCGCCGTGCCCGCGAAGAAGCCGCCGAGCGCGCCCGGCGCCGCCGCATCCAGGCCAAGCGTGCGGCAGCCGTTTCCGCGGGGGTGGAACTGGCGTTGAAGTATGTGGACATCTCCGTGGACCTGGCCCGGCACGAACGGGACCTGGCCGAGGAAAACCGCGAGCTGCGTGACCGCGGGCTGCGCGAGGTCCGGGAGGCGAATGATGCCCTGGCCCGGGAACTGGCCCAGCTCACCGACAACGTGCACCGTGACGAGCTGGCCCGGGCCCAGCAGCGGGCCAGGATCGAGGCGGTGGAGACCCGCTCGGTGGACGAACTGGGCATCAGCCCCGAGGCGCTGGTGGAGGAGTTCGGCCCGCATGTTCCCGTCCCGGTTCCGGCAGAGGAATCCAGCGACAAATGGGCGGCCCTCCGCGCCCCCGTCGATGCCGGCGGCGAGGAGATTCGGGAAGGAAAGCCCTACGTCCGGCAGGAGCAGGAGAAACGGCTGCGGAAGGCCGAGCGGGACCTCGCGAGCCTGGGCAAAGTCAACCCCCTGGCGTTGGAGGAATTCGCGGCGCTGGAGGAGCGGCACCAGTTCCTCAGCACCCAGCTCGAGGACCTGAAGGCCAGCCGGCGGGACCTGCTGGACATCATCAAGGAAGTGGATGACAGGGTCCAACGGGTCTTTGCCGAAGCATTCGAGGACACCCAGGCCCAATTCGTCCGGGTTTTCGATCGGCTTTTCCCCGGCGGCGAGGGCCGCCTGGTCTTGACCGATCCTGCGGACATGCTCACCACGGGCATCGAGGTGGAGGCCCGCCCCGCCGGCAAGAAGATCAAGCGGCTGTCCCTGCTCTCCGGCGGTGAGCGGTCCCTGACCGCGGTGGCGCTGCTGGTGGCCATCTTCAAGGCGCGGCCCTCGCCGTTCTATGTCATGGACGAGGTCGAAGCGGCCCTGGACGACACCAACCTCGGCCGGCTCATCACCATCTTCGAAGAGCTCCGCGAGTCCAGCCAGCTCATCGTCATCACGCACCAGAAGCGGACCATGGAAGTGGCGGACGCGCTGTACGGCGTGACCATGAGGGGCGACGGCGTTTCCACCGTGATCAGCCAGCGCCTCGGAGTGGAGGCGTAA
- the ftsY gene encoding signal recognition particle-docking protein FtsY: MNDILPIVLSILAALVVIGGLIPVLLKTRRNITRYPGTRDANDPEIRSGGSTAVADRQGTIEREAPGGVDLEGLDTSTVPDNAAGLETIPVETPLPVAGRLMRLRERLARSNNMMGKGLLALLSSDRIDESVWDEVEETLLLADLGTEPTMQLVDALRERVKVLGTRTPEHVKTMLREELIKLVDPTMDRSLNVQRHGDQPAVMMVVGVNGVGKTTTVGKLARVLVAEDKDVLLGAADTFRAAAAEQLATWGQRVGVPTVKSDIDGADPASVAYEAVKAGIEQEVDVVMIDTAGRLQNKVGLMDELGKVKRVVEKLAEVDEVLLVLDATTGQNGLNQARVFSEVVNITGIVLTKLDGTAKGGIVVAIQRTLGVPVKLIGLGEGADDLAPFDTEGFVDALLN, from the coding sequence GTGAATGACATCCTTCCCATTGTCCTGTCCATTCTTGCTGCGCTGGTGGTCATCGGCGGGCTGATTCCGGTCCTGCTCAAGACCCGGAGGAACATCACCAGGTACCCCGGCACGCGGGATGCCAATGACCCCGAAATCCGCTCCGGCGGCAGCACGGCGGTGGCGGACCGTCAGGGAACGATCGAGCGCGAGGCCCCCGGGGGCGTGGACCTCGAGGGGCTGGACACCAGCACCGTTCCGGACAATGCCGCCGGACTGGAAACCATTCCCGTCGAAACCCCGCTCCCCGTGGCAGGGCGCCTCATGCGCCTGCGTGAACGCCTGGCCCGCTCCAACAACATGATGGGCAAGGGCCTGTTGGCGCTGCTCTCCAGCGACCGGATCGACGAGAGCGTCTGGGACGAGGTGGAGGAGACCCTCCTGCTCGCAGACCTGGGAACCGAACCCACCATGCAGCTGGTGGATGCCCTCCGGGAGCGCGTCAAGGTCCTGGGCACCAGGACTCCGGAACACGTCAAGACCATGCTCCGCGAAGAACTCATCAAGCTCGTTGACCCCACCATGGACCGCAGCCTCAACGTCCAGCGCCATGGCGACCAGCCCGCCGTGATGATGGTGGTGGGCGTGAACGGAGTAGGCAAGACCACCACCGTGGGGAAGCTGGCCCGCGTGCTGGTCGCCGAGGACAAGGATGTCCTGCTCGGCGCAGCAGACACTTTCCGCGCCGCCGCCGCCGAACAGCTGGCCACATGGGGCCAGCGCGTGGGCGTGCCCACCGTGAAGTCGGACATTGACGGGGCCGACCCCGCCTCGGTTGCCTACGAGGCCGTGAAGGCAGGCATCGAACAGGAAGTCGACGTCGTCATGATCGACACTGCCGGCCGCCTGCAGAACAAGGTGGGCCTCATGGACGAACTCGGCAAGGTCAAGCGCGTCGTGGAGAAGCTGGCAGAGGTGGACGAGGTCCTGCTGGTCCTGGACGCCACCACCGGCCAAAACGGCCTGAACCAGGCGCGGGTCTTCTCCGAGGTGGTCAACATCACCGGCATCGTCCTGACCAAGCTGGACGGAACCGCCAAGGGCGGCATCGTCGTCGCCATCCAGAGGACCCTTGGCGTGCCGGTCAAACTCATCGGACTGGGCGAAGGCGCCGATGACCTGGCGCCGTTCGACACCGAAGGCTTCGTCGACGCCCTGCTGAACTAG
- a CDS encoding MFS transporter, with the protein MTAPPRASGATSRFLARLRPQREKLPRDIKVMLAAAFLIALGFGLVAPVLPQFATTFGVGNTEAAVIVAIFAFMRLAFAPAGGALIGRRGERPVYVAGLLIVALSTAACAFAQDYWQLLLFRGLGGAGSVMFTVASMALVVRLAPPQSRGRVSGAYASAFLIGNVCGPIVGGLLAGLGLRVPFLAYAGALLVAAFVVQTQLSHQRRDGGETQKRAPDMAFGEALAAGTYRSALASSFANGWATFGVRMATVPLFAAAAFGAGPQAAGLALAVFAAGNAAALTFSGRLADSLGRKPMMISGLLVASLATAAIGITSDLPWFLAASTLAGVGSGLFGPAQQAAVADVIGNGRSGGKVLAVYQMTSDVGAIVGPVAAGLLADRLGFGWAFGVTGGIMLLAAVAWLPTRESLRTPGS; encoded by the coding sequence ATGACGGCACCACCCCGCGCAAGCGGCGCCACTTCGAGGTTTTTGGCCCGCCTGCGGCCGCAGCGGGAGAAGCTTCCCCGCGACATCAAAGTGATGCTGGCCGCGGCGTTCCTCATCGCACTTGGCTTCGGGCTTGTTGCACCCGTACTGCCGCAGTTCGCCACCACCTTTGGGGTGGGGAACACCGAGGCGGCCGTGATCGTGGCGATCTTCGCGTTCATGCGCCTGGCGTTTGCTCCCGCCGGCGGCGCCCTGATCGGCAGGCGCGGCGAACGCCCTGTCTATGTCGCGGGGCTGTTGATCGTGGCATTGTCGACAGCAGCCTGCGCCTTCGCCCAGGACTACTGGCAACTGTTGCTGTTCCGCGGCCTGGGCGGGGCAGGGTCGGTGATGTTCACGGTGGCGTCAATGGCCCTGGTGGTGCGGCTGGCGCCCCCGCAAAGCAGGGGCAGGGTCTCGGGCGCCTACGCGTCCGCGTTCCTCATCGGGAACGTGTGCGGGCCGATCGTGGGCGGCCTGCTGGCCGGGCTGGGCCTGCGGGTTCCCTTCCTCGCCTACGCAGGCGCACTGCTCGTCGCCGCGTTCGTGGTGCAGACCCAGCTCAGCCACCAGCGCAGGGACGGTGGCGAAACGCAGAAGCGGGCGCCGGACATGGCATTTGGTGAAGCCCTGGCCGCGGGCACGTACCGTTCTGCCCTTGCTTCCAGCTTTGCCAACGGGTGGGCAACTTTTGGCGTGCGGATGGCTACTGTGCCGCTGTTTGCAGCGGCTGCCTTTGGAGCGGGACCGCAGGCGGCCGGCCTGGCCCTGGCCGTGTTCGCCGCCGGCAACGCCGCCGCACTCACCTTCTCCGGGCGCCTGGCGGACTCGCTGGGCCGCAAGCCAATGATGATTTCGGGCCTGCTGGTGGCGTCCCTGGCAACCGCGGCGATCGGCATTACCTCAGACCTGCCCTGGTTCCTTGCGGCGTCCACGCTCGCAGGCGTCGGGTCCGGCCTCTTCGGCCCCGCCCAGCAGGCGGCAGTGGCCGATGTGATTGGCAATGGCCGCTCCGGCGGCAAGGTGCTCGCCGTGTACCAGATGACGTCCGACGTCGGCGCGATCGTTGGGCCCGTAGCGGCAGGGCTGCTGGCGGACCGGCTGGGTTTCGGCTGGGCTTTCGGGGTGACCGGCGGCATCATGCTCCTGGCCGCCGTCGCCTGGCTGCCCACCCGTGAGTCGCTTCGCACGCCCGGGTCGTAG
- a CDS encoding ammonium transporter, translated as MELTAGHVWVMVAAALVLFMTPGLAFFYGGMTRAKAALNMMMMSFISIGMVGVVWVLWGASMSSGEGFMEIVGNPFATFGLEGITTPDGLIKVGYAATFAIITVALISGAIADRAKFGAWSVFVPVWVTLVYCPLAYMVWGGGLFGPEGAIGKALGPAIDFAGGTVVHINAGVAALILVLIIGNRRGFGKDPNHRPHNIPFVMLGAAILWFGWFGFNGGAATTAEQGGLIWVNTLAAPAAAMLGWLVTERVRDGHPTSLGAASGVVAGLVAITPACANVSPVGALGLGVVAGVASALAVGLKFRWGFDDSLDVVGVHLVSGIIGTVALGFISLPTDGVGGGLFYGGGPAQLWAQLAAAGIAIAYSAILTTIIALAIHKTMGFRVSQEQETVGVDLSLHAETAYEFGLSGHGGSFQPLHDMITGKGATPEAGQASEAQKAQSATGKESVGA; from the coding sequence ATGGAACTTACCGCAGGTCACGTTTGGGTCATGGTGGCGGCAGCCCTTGTGCTGTTCATGACACCCGGTCTGGCATTCTTCTACGGCGGCATGACCCGCGCCAAGGCAGCCCTGAACATGATGATGATGAGCTTCATCTCCATCGGCATGGTGGGAGTCGTCTGGGTCCTGTGGGGCGCGTCCATGAGTTCCGGGGAAGGGTTCATGGAGATCGTGGGCAACCCGTTCGCCACCTTCGGCCTTGAGGGGATCACCACCCCTGACGGCCTCATAAAGGTGGGCTACGCGGCCACCTTCGCCATCATCACGGTGGCCCTGATCAGCGGCGCCATCGCCGACCGTGCCAAGTTCGGCGCCTGGTCCGTCTTCGTTCCCGTGTGGGTCACGCTGGTGTACTGCCCGCTGGCCTACATGGTGTGGGGCGGCGGCCTCTTCGGCCCCGAAGGCGCCATCGGCAAGGCGCTGGGACCTGCCATCGACTTCGCCGGCGGCACCGTGGTCCACATCAACGCCGGTGTGGCCGCGCTGATCCTGGTCCTGATCATCGGCAACCGCAGGGGCTTCGGCAAGGACCCCAACCACCGCCCGCACAACATCCCGTTCGTCATGCTCGGCGCGGCCATCCTCTGGTTCGGCTGGTTCGGCTTCAATGGTGGTGCGGCCACCACTGCCGAACAGGGCGGCCTGATCTGGGTCAACACCCTCGCAGCCCCGGCAGCTGCCATGCTCGGCTGGCTGGTCACCGAGCGCGTCCGCGACGGACACCCCACCTCGCTCGGCGCCGCATCCGGTGTTGTTGCGGGCCTGGTTGCCATCACTCCCGCCTGCGCCAACGTCAGCCCCGTGGGTGCCCTGGGCCTGGGCGTCGTGGCCGGCGTCGCCTCCGCCCTGGCGGTCGGCCTGAAGTTCCGCTGGGGCTTCGATGACTCGCTGGACGTGGTCGGCGTGCACCTGGTCTCCGGCATCATCGGCACCGTTGCCCTGGGCTTCATCTCACTGCCCACCGACGGTGTTGGTGGCGGCCTCTTCTACGGCGGCGGACCGGCACAGCTCTGGGCCCAGCTCGCGGCAGCCGGCATCGCCATCGCCTACTCCGCGATCCTCACCACCATCATCGCGCTGGCCATCCACAAGACCATGGGCTTCCGTGTCTCGCAGGAACAGGAAACGGTGGGTGTGGACCTCAGCCTGCACGCCGAAACTGCCTACGAGTTCGGCCTGAGCGGGCACGGCGGAAGCTTCCAGCCGCTGCACGACATGATCACCGGCAAGGGCGCAACCCCTGAAGCCGGACAGGCATCGGAAGCGCAGAAGGCACAGTCAGCAACAGGCAAGGAAAGCGTGGGGGCATGA
- a CDS encoding P-II family nitrogen regulator has protein sequence MKLITAIVRPEKLDAIREGLEAYGVQGLTVSAASGYGRQRGYTEVYRGAEYNVDLLPKIRVEVLATDEQADDILDVIIASSNTGRAGDGKVWTMDVHEAVRVRTGERGVAAI, from the coding sequence ATGAAACTGATCACTGCAATCGTCAGGCCGGAAAAGCTCGATGCCATCAGGGAAGGGCTGGAAGCCTACGGCGTCCAGGGCCTCACAGTAAGCGCGGCCAGCGGCTACGGCCGGCAGCGCGGCTACACCGAGGTCTACCGGGGGGCGGAATACAACGTGGACCTCCTGCCCAAGATCCGGGTGGAAGTCCTCGCCACGGACGAACAGGCTGACGACATCCTGGACGTGATCATTGCCAGCTCCAATACCGGCAGGGCCGGGGACGGCAAGGTCTGGACCATGGACGTCCATGAAGCAGTGCGGGTCCGGACAGGGGAGCGCGGCGTGGCCGCCATCTAG
- a CDS encoding glucose-6-phosphate dehydrogenase: MTSQTTVKTLLILGASGDLTGRLLLPGLARLVAAGRAGGLSLVGAGSDPWTPEQWRERVQASFAAAAGETDEPGKEALELLQKETVYHQVDVTADGALAGLLGGLEGPVAVYFALPPRISQLACETLQPGEVPDGTRLVMEKPFGSSEESARSLNRTLARLVPEDHIHRVDHFLGKATVLNILGLRFANNFLEPVWNRQHVEKVEIFFDEDLALEGRARYYDGAGALRDMIQSHLLQVMAIMAIEPPATIGERDLRDAVSTVLRASSVSAPFTESTRRARYTAGTVAGREVPDYASEEGVDAGRGTETLAEIQVGIDNWRWRGVPFILRSGKALGAKRKEAVVTFLPVPHLPQGFTGVDSPNQLRIGFGPDTLEFDVDVNGPGNIFSLGRVTLEAELSASDLLPYGEVLEGVLSGDPLLSVRSDTAEDCWRIVEPVLKAWKQGEVPLEEYDAGSAGPGSWSTNGRED, from the coding sequence ATGACGAGCCAAACAACTGTCAAGACCCTGCTTATCCTCGGCGCCTCGGGCGACCTCACCGGCCGCCTCCTCCTCCCGGGCCTGGCGCGCCTGGTTGCGGCCGGCCGGGCCGGGGGCCTCAGCCTGGTGGGGGCCGGTTCCGACCCCTGGACGCCGGAACAATGGCGGGAGCGGGTACAGGCATCGTTCGCCGCGGCAGCCGGTGAAACGGATGAGCCAGGCAAGGAAGCCCTTGAGCTGCTGCAGAAGGAGACGGTCTACCACCAGGTGGACGTCACGGCGGACGGTGCCCTGGCCGGACTGCTGGGCGGGCTGGAAGGCCCGGTGGCCGTCTACTTCGCACTGCCGCCCCGGATCAGCCAGCTGGCGTGCGAGACGCTTCAACCCGGGGAGGTTCCGGACGGTACCCGCCTGGTGATGGAAAAGCCCTTCGGCTCCAGCGAGGAATCAGCTCGCTCCCTCAACCGGACGCTGGCCCGCCTGGTCCCCGAGGACCACATCCACCGGGTGGACCACTTCCTAGGGAAGGCCACGGTGTTGAACATCCTGGGCCTGCGGTTCGCGAACAACTTCCTGGAGCCGGTGTGGAACCGGCAGCACGTGGAAAAGGTGGAAATCTTCTTCGACGAAGACCTGGCGCTCGAGGGACGTGCCCGCTACTACGACGGCGCCGGCGCCCTGCGGGACATGATCCAGAGCCACCTCCTGCAGGTCATGGCCATCATGGCCATTGAGCCGCCTGCCACCATCGGCGAGCGCGACCTCCGTGATGCCGTATCCACCGTCCTTCGCGCCAGCAGCGTCAGCGCACCCTTTACCGAATCAACGCGCAGGGCCCGCTACACGGCCGGCACGGTGGCGGGCAGGGAGGTCCCTGACTACGCCAGCGAGGAAGGCGTGGACGCCGGCCGGGGAACGGAGACGCTCGCGGAGATCCAGGTGGGCATCGACAACTGGCGCTGGCGCGGGGTTCCGTTCATCCTGCGCTCCGGCAAGGCCCTGGGCGCCAAGCGCAAGGAAGCCGTGGTCACCTTCCTGCCGGTGCCCCACCTCCCCCAGGGCTTCACCGGGGTGGACTCCCCCAACCAGCTGCGGATCGGTTTCGGTCCTGACACGCTGGAGTTCGACGTCGACGTCAACGGGCCCGGAAACATCTTCAGCCTGGGCCGCGTCACCCTGGAAGCGGAACTAAGCGCCTCTGACCTGCTGCCTTACGGCGAAGTGCTGGAAGGCGTGCTGTCCGGCGATCCGCTGCTGTCCGTCCGGAGCGACACGGCAGAAGATTGCTGGCGGATCGTTGAGCCGGTGCTCAAGGCGTGGAAACAGGGTGAGGTCCCGTTGGAGGAGTACGACGCCGGATCTGCCGGCCCCGGGTCCTGGTCCACCAACGGGCGGGAGGACTGA